The proteins below are encoded in one region of Paenisporosarcina cavernae:
- a CDS encoding response regulator transcription factor, producing the protein MKILIATEDVLEAQGIEWVLKSRWNDIEVVAATNVPDVLAKEQAEGFDYTFIDLGMVEASEIHLTPAMWTGISSERTFHKTYEAFQKKADQLLFRPFLPEALIPIVQQAKFRLRNATNRAQGAEGDKNTFTHHDVFLGNKTLPPNSSVAMIVPKRKEEKESLLDALTAHVFSFQVTFLPLSEGILLLAPTTTASHLKKSIERFSLEGKKTMQTLFSAYLLNVDDQKSLPEWYQQVKSAQQKIFYEGFDIVSIEEKVEEWCEFDPFLTPVEQREWIEMLERQDKKGVKKWLEHHFFVLEDPYPDPELVRIRLTSVLAQLRRYMTTYRLKQGDLERRYHALFEKTVHGVVMYDIVQQYVSFAQELLHFIPQKGSDETSTAKRVHELVERNYWNPDWGLAECASHLSVHKSTLSRRFLKEQGVHFRDYVLAFRVQEAKRLLLETSLPVKEIARLTGFRQASYFTQKFKESTGVFPSHYKSMQQSNIVDNN; encoded by the coding sequence ATGAAAATACTCATTGCAACGGAAGACGTATTAGAAGCACAAGGAATTGAATGGGTGTTAAAAAGTAGATGGAACGATATAGAAGTCGTAGCTGCTACAAACGTTCCAGACGTACTGGCCAAAGAACAAGCGGAGGGGTTCGATTACACGTTTATCGACCTCGGCATGGTGGAGGCATCAGAGATCCATCTAACACCCGCCATGTGGACCGGAATTTCTTCGGAGCGAACCTTTCATAAAACATATGAGGCGTTTCAGAAAAAAGCGGATCAATTGCTTTTTCGACCGTTTTTACCGGAAGCACTCATTCCGATTGTGCAACAAGCGAAGTTTCGTTTACGGAACGCAACAAATCGCGCGCAGGGAGCAGAAGGGGACAAAAATACCTTTACACATCACGATGTGTTTCTTGGGAATAAAACACTTCCACCTAACAGTAGCGTCGCGATGATTGTACCTAAACGGAAAGAAGAGAAAGAATCTCTTTTGGACGCATTAACCGCTCATGTCTTTTCGTTTCAGGTAACGTTCCTTCCCTTATCAGAAGGCATTCTACTTCTCGCACCCACTACAACCGCGAGTCATTTGAAAAAATCGATCGAGCGCTTTTCACTTGAAGGAAAGAAAACGATGCAGACGTTATTCAGTGCGTATCTACTGAATGTGGACGACCAGAAATCTCTGCCAGAATGGTATCAGCAAGTGAAATCTGCCCAGCAGAAGATTTTCTATGAAGGCTTTGACATTGTATCGATTGAAGAAAAAGTAGAAGAGTGGTGTGAATTCGATCCGTTTTTAACACCTGTCGAGCAACGAGAATGGATTGAAATGCTAGAGCGCCAGGATAAAAAAGGTGTGAAGAAGTGGCTAGAACACCATTTCTTCGTTTTGGAAGATCCTTATCCAGATCCAGAGCTAGTTCGTATCCGTTTAACGAGCGTTCTTGCTCAACTAAGGCGGTATATGACGACGTATAGGCTAAAACAAGGCGATTTGGAACGACGGTATCACGCATTGTTTGAGAAAACAGTTCATGGCGTCGTGATGTATGACATTGTGCAACAGTACGTCTCCTTCGCACAGGAATTGCTGCATTTCATTCCCCAAAAAGGCTCTGACGAGACATCTACTGCAAAGCGTGTTCATGAGCTAGTGGAGCGTAATTATTGGAATCCGGATTGGGGATTAGCGGAATGTGCGTCGCATTTGAGTGTTCATAAGAGTACGTTGTCACGTCGTTTTTTGAAAGAGCAAGGTGTCCATTTCCGTGATTATGTATTGGCATTTCGTGTGCAGGAAGCGAAACGATTGTTGTTAGAGACATCGCTACCTGTAAAAGAAATTGCACGGTTGACGGGATTTCGACAAGCGAGTTATTTTACCCAGAAGTTTAAAGAAAGTACAGGCGTATTTCCATCACATTATAAATCGATGCAACAATCTAACATTGTTGATAATAATTAA
- a CDS encoding DinB family protein, which yields MYHTVEEFLKDWEFESEQTAKLFVFLTDESLSYRASEQVRSIGFLAWHVVTSIHEIGSRLGLTFHAPEHDAPMPQDAASIRKGYEQASKGIAEALRSQWQDADLQKESDMYGEMWKNHLSLAMLDRHQIHHRGQLTTLMRLAGLPLIGAYGPSQEEWQAHGAPIPE from the coding sequence ATGTATCACACAGTAGAAGAATTTTTAAAGGATTGGGAATTCGAAAGTGAACAAACAGCAAAGTTATTTGTTTTTCTGACGGACGAGTCGTTATCATACAGAGCCTCAGAACAAGTTCGGTCGATTGGCTTTTTAGCATGGCATGTCGTCACATCGATTCATGAAATTGGCAGTCGACTAGGGTTGACGTTCCATGCCCCTGAACATGATGCGCCAATGCCACAGGATGCTGCTTCCATCCGAAAGGGCTATGAACAAGCATCCAAGGGAATCGCAGAAGCGCTTCGGTCACAGTGGCAAGATGCCGACTTACAAAAAGAATCGGATATGTATGGGGAGATGTGGAAAAATCATCTTTCTTTAGCGATGCTCGATCGCCATCAAATTCATCATCGTGGGCAATTGACGACGCTCATGCGTTTAGCAGGACTGCCGTTAATTGGTGCATACGGTCCATCGCAAGAAGAATGGCAAGCGCACGGAGCACCTATCCCAGAATAA
- a CDS encoding metallophosphoesterase family protein yields MKIAIMTDIHGNLEALQAVMDQVKSVESIFVLGDMIAMGPNSNEVMALLREDARVHMITGNHDEAVVSLKKGNGHPASYVHTREHHKWVASQLEQTHADYLDALPRERVFSIDGMQLKGIHYHIPEYKKDASILEEPFADIVGESLDNVQSLFGDYEEDVICFGHHHPVHFFQDHRHVYLNPGALGVGKDDKARFAIVEGVNEKVTVSLQEVPYDKETFLRKMETYDVPQREVMLRLFY; encoded by the coding sequence ATGAAAATTGCGATCATGACAGACATTCATGGGAATTTAGAAGCCTTGCAAGCGGTAATGGATCAAGTGAAAAGTGTGGAATCTATTTTCGTCCTCGGAGATATGATAGCGATGGGACCGAATTCAAATGAAGTGATGGCACTTCTCCGAGAGGATGCACGCGTTCACATGATTACGGGTAATCATGATGAAGCAGTTGTTTCTTTAAAGAAAGGGAACGGGCATCCGGCGAGCTACGTACATACACGTGAACACCATAAATGGGTAGCAAGTCAGCTAGAGCAAACACATGCAGACTATCTTGATGCGCTGCCACGAGAACGAGTTTTTTCGATCGATGGCATGCAACTAAAAGGAATTCACTACCACATTCCCGAATACAAAAAAGACGCATCCATTTTGGAAGAACCATTTGCAGACATCGTTGGTGAATCGCTAGACAATGTGCAATCACTTTTTGGCGATTATGAAGAGGATGTTATTTGCTTTGGCCATCATCACCCCGTCCATTTTTTTCAAGATCATCGGCATGTCTATCTAAATCCTGGTGCGTTAGGTGTAGGGAAAGACGACAAAGCGCGTTTTGCTATTGTGGAAGGGGTTAATGAAAAAGTAACTGTCTCGTTACAGGAAGTACCGTATGACAAAGAAACGTTTTTACGCAAAATGGAAACGTACGACGTTCCCCAACGAGAGGTTATGCTTCGATTATTTTACTAA
- a CDS encoding plasmid pRiA4b ORF-3 family protein: MRGYQFLVKLQHVQPEVWRRIVLPEELDFYDLHSVIQRAMGWKDVHLFSFFLENEDTNTTIRLDRDEDSVEEHQAMAAHFKKNVPEKDTYAYSRYEDFIRTNVLLAREVPLSEYVSTIPTFGYTYDFGDGWDHTVQLEAIVEDFNKDFPLVMEGEGDCPPEDVGGPPGYAHFLQVLANPQDDEHDTMKAWATSQGFKSFSVKDANDALEEEWC; this comes from the coding sequence ATGAGAGGGTACCAATTCTTAGTGAAGCTACAACATGTACAACCAGAAGTATGGCGTCGAATCGTTTTACCAGAAGAGCTTGATTTTTACGATTTACATTCCGTCATTCAACGAGCGATGGGATGGAAAGACGTTCATTTGTTTAGCTTTTTTCTTGAAAATGAAGATACGAACACAACAATCCGATTGGATCGAGACGAAGATTCCGTAGAAGAGCATCAAGCAATGGCTGCTCACTTTAAGAAAAACGTGCCAGAAAAAGACACGTATGCTTATAGCCGATATGAAGACTTTATTCGCACGAACGTTCTACTTGCACGAGAAGTTCCATTAAGTGAATACGTCAGCACTATACCAACATTCGGGTATACGTACGATTTTGGAGATGGTTGGGATCATACCGTTCAATTAGAAGCAATTGTCGAAGATTTCAATAAAGATTTTCCGCTTGTGATGGAGGGAGAAGGAGATTGCCCACCAGAAGATGTTGGTGGACCTCCTGGCTATGCTCATTTTCTCCAAGTGCTTGCAAATCCACAAGACGATGAGCATGACACGATGAAGGCATGGGCAACGTCACAAGGATTTAAATCTTTTTCCGTAAAAGATGCAAACGATGCATTAGAAGAAGAATGGTGTTAA
- a CDS encoding NAD(P)-dependent oxidoreductase — translation MNITLFGATGRVGSTILREIEKEHQVTVLVRDASKLLSTTSLKIIEGSILDERLVEEAIENADMVISAIGTDKTTTLEESIGYITNAMKEHGVNRIITIGTAGILQSRTEPSLLRYQSSESKRRLTFAAEQHEKVFRTLEQSSLEWTIVCPTYLPDGNAKGNYRVEKDFLPEGATEITVGDTAGFACTLLQSNAFNRSRVGIGY, via the coding sequence TTGAATATCACACTATTTGGCGCAACTGGACGAGTAGGATCGACCATTCTTCGAGAGATAGAAAAAGAGCATCAAGTAACAGTACTTGTTCGTGATGCATCAAAGCTTCTCTCCACAACTTCATTGAAAATTATAGAAGGGTCTATTTTGGACGAGCGTCTTGTAGAAGAAGCTATTGAGAATGCCGATATGGTGATAAGTGCGATTGGCACGGATAAAACTACCACGTTAGAAGAATCGATAGGCTATATCACCAACGCAATGAAAGAGCACGGGGTGAACCGAATTATCACCATCGGTACAGCCGGAATTTTGCAAAGTAGAACAGAACCTTCTTTGTTACGGTATCAGTCTTCGGAATCGAAAAGACGGTTGACGTTTGCTGCAGAACAACATGAAAAAGTTTTTCGTACATTAGAACAATCGTCACTTGAGTGGACGATTGTTTGTCCCACTTATTTGCCTGATGGAAATGCGAAAGGGAATTATCGTGTGGAAAAAGATTTCTTGCCAGAAGGTGCTACTGAAATCACAGTTGGTGACACTGCGGGATTCGCATGTACCTTACTTCAGTCAAATGCGTTTAACAGAAGTCGAGTAGGAATTGGCTATTAA
- a CDS encoding CBS domain-containing protein, which yields MKNSDRFITAFNRIEQHLKTIVGSSEYMTFFKLVDRAKRMNSTVARFEDDLREYADLRNAIVHHRTSTEYVIAEPHDSVVEDIERIDQLLSKPLTVGDFFRRKVTAFQAHDSLEKVLEEIKRHHFTQFPVFEEGEFVGLLTTVGIAFWLAENHHEPFISREIMIREIVKHEKSREISKYVTPDLTVYQAEELFKKSVMKGKRLEALLIRDNNELVGIVTPIDLMKIEE from the coding sequence TTGAAGAATTCAGATCGATTTATTACAGCGTTTAACCGCATTGAACAGCATTTGAAAACGATCGTGGGATCGAGTGAATACATGACCTTTTTTAAATTGGTAGATCGCGCGAAACGAATGAACAGCACAGTAGCAAGATTCGAAGATGATTTGCGTGAATATGCCGACTTACGAAATGCCATCGTGCATCATCGAACATCGACAGAGTACGTGATAGCAGAGCCTCATGATTCTGTGGTGGAAGATATTGAGCGCATCGATCAGCTATTGTCTAAACCGCTGACAGTAGGGGATTTCTTCCGAAGAAAAGTTACTGCATTTCAAGCACACGATTCGCTCGAAAAAGTTTTAGAAGAAATAAAGCGACATCATTTCACGCAATTTCCGGTTTTTGAGGAGGGAGAATTTGTAGGGTTGCTTACAACGGTAGGCATCGCGTTTTGGTTAGCGGAAAACCATCATGAGCCGTTCATTTCCCGGGAAATAATGATAAGGGAAATCGTGAAACATGAAAAGTCGAGAGAAATTTCCAAGTATGTGACACCTGATTTGACCGTTTACCAAGCAGAAGAGCTCTTTAAAAAATCGGTAATGAAGGGAAAGCGGTTAGAAGCATTATTAATCCGTGATAATAATGAACTTGTTGGAATTGTGACACCAATTGACTTGATGAAAATAGAGGAGTGA
- a CDS encoding HIT family protein: MKKMDCIYCHPEKDQEQQIVFENEYCLFLQHPKHQTILEGTGVIVPRAHKQTVFDLSPEEWNATYDLLQKVKNHLDEAHAHSGYTLGWNVGEVSNQTIPHAHLHVIPRFEDEPFANKGLRAWFKSEENRRPSR, encoded by the coding sequence ATGAAAAAAATGGATTGTATTTATTGTCACCCAGAAAAAGATCAAGAGCAACAAATTGTGTTTGAAAATGAGTATTGCCTTTTTTTACAACATCCAAAACATCAAACAATTTTAGAAGGAACGGGCGTTATTGTACCAAGAGCACACAAACAAACAGTCTTCGACTTATCCCCAGAGGAATGGAACGCGACATACGATTTGTTGCAAAAAGTAAAAAACCATTTGGATGAAGCTCATGCACATTCTGGTTATACATTAGGATGGAATGTAGGAGAAGTGTCGAATCAAACGATTCCGCATGCTCATTTACACGTCATCCCTCGGTTTGAAGATGAACCATTCGCGAATAAAGGCCTACGCGCTTGGTTTAAATCAGAAGAAAATAGACGTCCTAGCAGATAA
- a CDS encoding ABC transporter permease, producing the protein MRSYGTFLWKEWTEVTRNFKLLWIPLVFLLFGFSEPLTSYYLPDILEKFGNLPEGTVIPIPHIDPAEVIAATVSQYEFIGMIVLVAAFSGTISKERQNGTATLIYARPISFTSYYLAKWTVGVIVTFLGVVPGLFISWWYTGMLFEYVEIEKFFSFVGIYLVWWLFVLTVIVTLSAWFRSALATVLSFAVVILIPIILSFVGNYWPMHPWKLTSYAIAWMRDGVDSNDIWITIGLTVMISLFLLWLGIIGAKVNTKKAKIS; encoded by the coding sequence ATGAGAAGCTATGGAACTTTTTTGTGGAAAGAATGGACGGAAGTGACTCGGAATTTCAAACTCTTATGGATACCACTCGTCTTTCTGCTATTTGGATTTTCTGAACCGTTGACAAGTTATTATTTGCCCGATATTCTAGAGAAATTTGGCAACTTACCAGAAGGTACGGTTATCCCGATTCCTCACATAGATCCAGCAGAAGTAATTGCAGCGACGGTTTCTCAGTATGAGTTTATTGGAATGATAGTGCTAGTGGCTGCTTTTAGCGGAACCATTTCGAAAGAAAGACAAAATGGAACCGCTACGTTGATTTATGCACGACCAATTTCATTTACAAGCTACTACTTGGCAAAGTGGACGGTTGGAGTCATTGTTACTTTTCTTGGTGTTGTCCCTGGACTCTTTATTTCCTGGTGGTACACGGGGATGTTGTTTGAATACGTGGAGATCGAGAAATTTTTCTCCTTTGTCGGAATTTACTTGGTGTGGTGGTTATTTGTATTAACGGTTATTGTTACATTAAGTGCATGGTTTCGATCAGCCTTAGCGACTGTACTGTCATTCGCTGTCGTTATTTTGATCCCGATTATACTTTCTTTCGTGGGAAATTACTGGCCGATGCATCCTTGGAAATTAACGAGTTATGCCATCGCGTGGATGCGAGACGGAGTGGATTCAAATGATATATGGATCACGATTGGTTTGACCGTGATGATTTCTCTTTTCCTCCTATGGCTTGGAATAATTGGTGCGAAAGTGAATACAAAAAAAGCGAAGATTTCGTAA